In the genome of Quercus robur chromosome 3, dhQueRobu3.1, whole genome shotgun sequence, one region contains:
- the LOC126719506 gene encoding U4/U6 small nuclear ribonucleoprotein Prp31 homolog, with translation MGGFALEATPSLPSPMASDSEDEDDDDGDDNDASDDERLEIQRGSGDTLDMIREKIEKLQEAPPARLAKPIPVPVLVYSSKKKKKRGGQQRRKTMKLYGITETRKMANRVQFGVPEESYLGAGYGIGYGILGQAGLRGKLCVQKVL, from the exons atgggtggttttgctcttgaggctactccttcactACCTTCTCCCATGgcttctgattctgaggatgaggatgatgatgatggtgatgacaatGATGCTTCGGATGATGAGAGGCTA GAGATCCAACGGGGAAGTGGGGACACATTGGATATGATACGTGAGAAGATTGAGAAATTGCAAGAGGCTCCTCCTGCAAGACTAGCCAAACCAATCCCAGTTCCTGTTCTTGTTTACAGttccaagaagaagaagaaaaggggtGGCCAACAACGAAGAAAGACGATGAAACTGTACGGGATAACGGAGACGAGAAAGATGGCTAATAGGGTGCAGTTTGGAGTACCTGAGGAGAGTTATTTAGGTGCTGGATATGGCATAGGATATGGGATTCTTGGTCAGGCTGGTTTGAGAGGCAAACTATGTGTACAAaaggttttgtga